The proteins below are encoded in one region of Fibrella aestuarina BUZ 2:
- the gcvH gene encoding glycine cleavage system protein GcvH: MTFPDELKYTQDHEWIRLEADGTATVGITDFAQHELGDIVYVDITTVGQSLEKGEIFGSVEAVKTVSDLFLPISGEVLEVNDETEKSPELVNTDPYGRGWIIRMKPTEGTALDELMTAEAYKDLVGQ; the protein is encoded by the coding sequence ATGACGTTCCCCGACGAACTCAAATACACCCAGGACCACGAGTGGATTCGCCTGGAAGCCGACGGCACCGCCACGGTGGGCATTACCGATTTCGCGCAGCATGAACTGGGCGACATCGTGTACGTAGACATTACGACGGTTGGTCAATCGCTCGAAAAAGGCGAGATCTTCGGTTCGGTTGAAGCCGTGAAAACGGTGTCGGACCTGTTCCTGCCCATCAGCGGCGAGGTGCTCGAGGTCAACGACGAAACCGAAAAAAGCCCCGAACTGGTCAATACCGATCCGTATGGCCGGGGCTGGATCATCCGCATGAAGCCAACCGAAGGTACCGCCCTCGACGAATTGATGACGGCCGAGGCATACAAAGACCTGGTTGGTCAATAA
- a CDS encoding flavin-containing monooxygenase, translating to MQPDVQVAIIGAGFAGLGAAIRLSLSGRRSFLVFERGNDVGGTWRENTYPGCACDVPSHLYSFSFAPNPAWSKAYSPQPEIQQYLRHCVDQFNLRSQIRFQTAIVDTRWDEATTRWHLTDQHGNQTTARVVVAATGPFTRPSVPKLPGLDTFAGAVFHSARWNHDYDLRGKRVAVIGTGASAIQIVPALAPLVAQLTVFQRTPPYVMPRNNRTYPAWQQRLYRALPLAQQLHRSLLYWINEAGGLAFMGNALLNKLATGQARRHLEAQVSDPELRRRLWPTYTLGCKRVLVSDDYYPALTRPNVTLVTDPIDTVTPTGIRTTGAAGPAAEQPFDALIFSTGFQVADVPVVQLPNGRTAFSFTGRNGRDLLTEWAQTGPQALYGMTASGFPNLLFLLGPNTGLGHTSVIHMIESQLNYLLSYLHTLEQAGDDAFLDVKPDRQRTHNDALQQQMTGTVWASGCQSWYMDAQGRNTTLWPALTVTYRQRTRRVTLADYVIEQAAPAVSQVV from the coding sequence ATGCAACCCGACGTTCAGGTAGCGATCATTGGCGCTGGCTTTGCCGGCCTGGGTGCCGCCATCCGGCTTTCGCTGAGTGGGCGCCGTTCCTTTCTTGTCTTCGAACGGGGCAACGACGTAGGGGGCACCTGGCGCGAGAATACGTACCCCGGCTGTGCCTGCGACGTACCCTCCCACCTCTATTCGTTTTCGTTTGCGCCCAATCCGGCTTGGTCGAAAGCCTATTCGCCACAGCCCGAAATTCAGCAATACCTTCGGCACTGCGTCGATCAGTTCAACCTGCGCAGCCAGATTCGCTTCCAGACGGCCATCGTCGATACCCGCTGGGATGAGGCCACGACCCGCTGGCACCTGACCGATCAGCACGGCAACCAGACCACCGCGCGCGTAGTGGTGGCCGCCACCGGCCCCTTCACCCGCCCCAGCGTGCCGAAGCTGCCCGGCCTCGATACGTTTGCAGGCGCTGTTTTTCACTCGGCCCGCTGGAACCACGACTACGACCTTCGGGGCAAACGCGTAGCCGTGATTGGCACGGGCGCCAGCGCCATCCAGATCGTGCCCGCCCTGGCCCCGCTGGTGGCGCAGCTCACGGTTTTTCAGCGCACGCCTCCGTATGTGATGCCCCGCAATAACCGAACGTACCCAGCCTGGCAACAACGGCTCTACCGCGCGCTGCCCCTGGCGCAGCAACTGCATCGCAGCCTGCTTTACTGGATCAACGAAGCCGGTGGGCTGGCTTTTATGGGTAATGCATTATTGAATAAACTGGCGACCGGACAGGCCCGCAGGCACCTCGAAGCCCAGGTTAGCGACCCCGAACTACGCCGCCGCCTGTGGCCCACCTACACGCTCGGCTGCAAACGCGTGCTGGTGTCCGACGACTATTACCCTGCACTCACGCGCCCTAACGTGACGCTGGTGACCGACCCCATCGACACTGTTACGCCCACGGGTATCCGCACCACCGGCGCGGCCGGCCCGGCTGCCGAACAACCATTCGACGCCTTAATTTTTAGTACGGGTTTTCAGGTTGCCGACGTGCCCGTCGTTCAGCTCCCCAACGGCCGCACGGCGTTCTCATTCACCGGCCGAAACGGGCGCGACCTGCTGACCGAATGGGCCCAAACCGGCCCACAGGCACTGTATGGCATGACGGCATCGGGTTTTCCGAATCTGTTGTTTCTGCTGGGGCCCAACACCGGTTTGGGGCATACGTCGGTGATTCACATGATTGAGTCGCAGCTCAATTACCTGCTCAGTTACCTGCATACCCTCGAGCAGGCGGGCGACGATGCCTTTCTCGACGTAAAACCCGATCGCCAACGTACCCACAACGACGCGCTTCAGCAGCAAATGACGGGCACGGTCTGGGCGTCGGGATGCCAGAGCTGGTACATGGATGCCCAGGGCCGGAACACCACCCTTTGGCCCGCCCTGACGGTCACCTACCGCCAACGTACCCGGCGCGTTACGCTGGCCGATTACGTGA